The window CACCTGTGGTCCAAGCCGCCCAAGACCGAGGAGCCGTTCTCCACGCCCCGCTCCTGGCACATGCTCTCCGACGCGCTGCACTCCTTCGGGCACGGCCTGGACGAGGAGACGCTGAAGGTCCTCGCGCACGGCACGCTGACGCCCGCCCACGCGACCGCGTTCTGCGGCTACGTCAAGATCGTCCGCAGTCAGTTCGGCATCGAGGCGATCATCAAGGGCGACGCCCGCTGGCCGAACCGGCTCGAGGACCGCGATCTGCTCTACTACCTCGCCGACTCCTTCCGCGGCCGGCTGATCAAGGAACTGCCCGTCAGCAAGGAGCACATGTCGGCGAGCGGCCGTCAGACCGCCTACCGGGCCAAGTCGCTGCTCGTGCAGCTCGCGGAGATCTCCGTCGAGGTCGCCCAGACCGTCATCGCCTCCGACGCCGACGGCAATCCCGTACTGCCCTCGTGGTTCCTCGTCGAGGCGGCGCGGGACATGCCGCGTCTGGTGGAGGCGCGCCGGTGAGCCGTAACCGGCCCAAGAAGCGGGACCTCGCGGCGGAGGCCTTCGCCGAGGGGATGCGGCTGGTGAAGGCCAACCCGGCCCTTGCGGCCGTCGAGTTCGATGTCTGCCGCCACGAGGACTGCGCACTGGCCCCGCGCGAAGGACTCGTGCGCGTCACCTCCTCCGCCACTCTGCACGTCCACCCCGACCGCGTGGCCGACCCCGCCGCCTGGGCCTGGGCCCTCGCCCACGCGATCCTCCACCTCGGCTTCGGCCATGTTCCCGCGGCCAAGGGCGAGCGCGTGCAGCCCGACGCCTGTGACCTCGCCGCCCGCTGCGTCGTCGTCAACCGCTTCCTGCTCGGCTTCACCATCGGCAAGACCCCGGAGGACCTCCCCACCGCCTACCCCGACGGCGACGAGGAGCAGCTCGCCGCGCGCTGGCGCCGCGACGGCATCCCGCCCGTGTACGAGCGCTGCGGCACCGCGGGCGACGAGGCCGACCTGCTGCTCGTGGAGTGGCGCGGCTGGTACGGGCAGCCCCCGGACCACCAGCTGGCCTTCGCCACCGCGCTGACCCGGACCGTGTCCGCGGCGATGGACATGGCGGGCGGCCGCCGCGCCTTCCTGGCCGACGAACCGGTCCGGCAGCGCCCCTGGCAGCACGCCCTGAGCTGGTTCATCTCCTCCTACCCGCTGCTCGCCGGGATCGCGGCCGGCATCAAGCTGATCGCCGACGCCGAACTCGCCCGCGCCCACGGCATCTCCGTCGCCGCGGTGAACGCCGAGGCGGGCGAGATCTACATCAACCCGCTCTCCTCCTTCGAGGACGAGGAGTGGCGGTTCATCCTCGCCCACGAGATGCTGCACGCCGCCCTGCGCCACAGCGACCGTTGCGGCACCCGCGACCCCTACCTCTTCAACGTCGCCTGCGACTACGTCATCAACGGCTGGCTGAAGGAGATGGACGTAGGCACCATGCCCGAGGGGCTGTTGTACGACGCCCAGCTCGCGGGTCTGTCCGCCGAGGAGGTCTACGACCGTCTCGCCGGCGATCTGCGCCGGATGCGCCGACTGGCCACCCTGCGCGGCAAGGGCGTCGGCGACATCCTCGGCGGCCCGCTGTGCCCGCCGGGCGACTTCGTCGACCTCGACGAGTTCTACCGGCGCGGCCTGTACCAGGGCCTCGACCTGCACCAGCGGCAGGAACGCGGCTTCCTGCCCGGCGGACTGGTCGAGGAGATCCGCTCGCTCAGCCATCCGCCGGTGCCCTGGGACGCGCAACTGGCCCGCTGGTTCGACGAGTTCGTGCCCCGTCCGGAGCCGGTACGGACGTATGCGCGCCCGGCGCGCCGCCAGGCCTCCACGCCCGACATCCCGCGCGCGGGGCGGTACTTCCCGCCGGAGGAGATCGCGCGCTGCACCTTCGGCGTGGTCCTGGACACCTCCGGCTCCATGAACCGGATCCTGCTCGGCAAGGCGCTCGGCGCCATCGCCTCCTACGCCGAGGCCCGGGACGTCCCCGCCGCGCGGGTGGTGTTCTGCGACGCGGCCCCGCACGACGCGGGCTATGTGCCGGTCACCGAGATCGCGGGGAAGGTACGGGTGCACGGCCGGGGCGGCACCGTGCTCCAGCCGGGCATCGATCTGCTGCACCGCGCGGACGACTTCCCGCCCGGCGCGCCGATCCTGGTCATCACGGACGGCTGGTGCGATGTCCTGCGGGTGCGGCGCGAGCACGCCTATCTGATTCCGCAGGGGGCCCGGCTGCCGTTCACCGCACGCGGGCCGGTCTTCCGGGTGAGCTGAGCCGGAATGTGATCGGATGGTGCCCACGGACCCCGAACACGGGACCTCACCGAAGGGAATCATCGTGGCAACCACGCGCTCCGCACACACCGTGTGGGAAGGCAACCTGTTCCAGGGCAACGGCGTCGTCACCTTCGACTCCTCCGGCGCCATCGCCGCGCAGCCGGTGTCGTGGCCGTCGCGGGCCGAGGCGGCGAACGGCAAGACCAGCCCGGAGGAGCTGATCGCGGCCGCGCACTCCAGCTGCTACTGCATGGCCTTCTCCAACGGCCTGGACAAGAACGGCACCCCGCCCACCAAGCTGGTCACCTCCGCGGATGTGACCTTCCAGCCGGGTGAGGGCATCACCGGTATCCACCTCACCGTCGAGGGCACGGTGCCCGGCATCAGCGAGGAGGACTTCCTCGCCGCCGCCGAGGACGCCAAGGCCAACTGCCCGGTCAGCCAGGCCCTCAAGGCCGTCCCGATCACCCTCACCGCCAAGCTCGCCTGAGCCGCGAGAACAGCACGTCGCGCAGGCCGCCCACCCCGGGCGGCCTGCGCGACGTCGGTTCGGGGTATGACATGGACGCCGATGAGTCGGAAGGACTGTGATGGTGACGGGAACGGCAGGCAGCGCCACGGTGCTTGACTCCGCCACTCGGGAACTCACCCGT of the Streptomyces sp. NBC_00287 genome contains:
- a CDS encoding vWA domain-containing protein, translating into MRLVKANPALAAVEFDVCRHEDCALAPREGLVRVTSSATLHVHPDRVADPAAWAWALAHAILHLGFGHVPAAKGERVQPDACDLAARCVVVNRFLLGFTIGKTPEDLPTAYPDGDEEQLAARWRRDGIPPVYERCGTAGDEADLLLVEWRGWYGQPPDHQLAFATALTRTVSAAMDMAGGRRAFLADEPVRQRPWQHALSWFISSYPLLAGIAAGIKLIADAELARAHGISVAAVNAEAGEIYINPLSSFEDEEWRFILAHEMLHAALRHSDRCGTRDPYLFNVACDYVINGWLKEMDVGTMPEGLLYDAQLAGLSAEEVYDRLAGDLRRMRRLATLRGKGVGDILGGPLCPPGDFVDLDEFYRRGLYQGLDLHQRQERGFLPGGLVEEIRSLSHPPVPWDAQLARWFDEFVPRPEPVRTYARPARRQASTPDIPRAGRYFPPEEIARCTFGVVLDTSGSMNRILLGKALGAIASYAEARDVPAARVVFCDAAPHDAGYVPVTEIAGKVRVHGRGGTVLQPGIDLLHRADDFPPGAPILVITDGWCDVLRVRREHAYLIPQGARLPFTARGPVFRVS
- a CDS encoding OsmC family protein, which encodes MATTRSAHTVWEGNLFQGNGVVTFDSSGAIAAQPVSWPSRAEAANGKTSPEELIAAAHSSCYCMAFSNGLDKNGTPPTKLVTSADVTFQPGEGITGIHLTVEGTVPGISEEDFLAAAEDAKANCPVSQALKAVPITLTAKLA